From Acidobacteriota bacterium, one genomic window encodes:
- a CDS encoding B12-binding domain-containing radical SAM protein produces MSNPESKNGNGNGHHPTSMASAPVKEGGYKIVLTAPLTEAIDHAGYFIQMGMASMPIWMEGVMNSKYPNWRDVEYNDDGSARYMPAGTRLVEESLLREYPPEDIACCYPADLDNFIGPNTRVVAVSTHNPLGVTFAAGVYTSIFGTSKMPINSHYARQMFAQIKGNPHRANFKVLVGGSGGWQITQTNTFEELGVDCVVEGRAESEDTMALFRKAIDGEPIPREVEVAHPKDRSAFLVPHKRTTFGVVEMTTGCGRRCQFCVPDLNPQIDMPKDNIMTAVHANIEGGNKQISLATEDMFIWGQVHTETPFYFPNREALLDLYGSIVNTPGVEQHVLSHCTMAPAVVDPVLIQKLSEMLLDKSPLHLPTLSSHPKKKILAPLIGLETGSVRMGKKIMPSKGVPFPIDEWPSVILEGLRTLNQNNWFPVMTLIVGAPEESDDDVKATLDLVYEMERRGLFAFLVPSIFTPLHDTRMQDKMGVAETTKLSALQWQLLMKCWKFNLRHGLYSWWGPIAWRTGALGLWAWKLRKLNGPNFTWPLFNFAGALPESVMAKLGKIYVGKPIKSKSRKELLATVRPNQWQYLREDCGDLPDGWTAKKPLSVLKQEVLTSVQ; encoded by the coding sequence ATGAGCAACCCCGAAAGCAAGAACGGCAACGGCAATGGACATCACCCGACCAGCATGGCGTCAGCGCCGGTGAAAGAAGGCGGCTACAAGATTGTGTTGACCGCACCGCTTACCGAAGCGATTGATCACGCCGGCTATTTCATCCAGATGGGCATGGCTTCTATGCCCATTTGGATGGAAGGCGTGATGAACAGCAAGTATCCGAACTGGCGCGACGTCGAATATAACGACGATGGTTCGGCGCGTTACATGCCCGCCGGCACGCGCCTGGTCGAAGAGTCGCTCTTGCGCGAATATCCGCCGGAAGACATCGCCTGTTGTTACCCCGCTGACCTGGATAACTTCATCGGGCCGAACACGCGCGTGGTGGCCGTCTCGACGCATAACCCGCTGGGTGTGACCTTTGCGGCGGGCGTTTACACTTCGATTTTCGGCACCTCGAAGATGCCGATCAATTCGCATTACGCGCGCCAGATGTTCGCGCAAATCAAAGGCAATCCGCACCGCGCCAATTTCAAAGTGCTGGTCGGCGGTTCCGGCGGCTGGCAGATCACCCAGACCAATACTTTTGAAGAACTAGGCGTGGATTGCGTCGTCGAGGGGCGCGCCGAATCGGAAGACACGATGGCGCTCTTTCGCAAAGCGATTGACGGCGAACCGATTCCGCGCGAAGTCGAAGTCGCGCATCCCAAAGACCGCAGCGCCTTCCTCGTGCCGCACAAACGCACGACCTTTGGCGTAGTCGAAATGACCACCGGTTGCGGACGCCGCTGTCAGTTCTGCGTGCCCGATCTGAACCCGCAGATTGACATGCCCAAAGACAACATCATGACCGCCGTCCACGCCAACATCGAAGGCGGCAACAAACAAATCAGCCTCGCCACCGAAGACATGTTCATCTGGGGCCAGGTGCACACCGAGACGCCGTTTTATTTCCCGAATCGCGAGGCGCTGCTCGATCTGTATGGTTCCATCGTCAACACGCCCGGCGTCGAACAGCACGTCTTGAGCCATTGCACGATGGCCCCGGCGGTGGTTGATCCGGTGCTGATTCAGAAGCTCTCGGAGATGCTGCTGGATAAAAGCCCGCTGCATTTGCCCACGCTCAGTTCGCATCCGAAAAAGAAAATCCTCGCGCCGTTGATCGGATTGGAGACCGGCTCCGTGCGCATGGGCAAGAAGATCATGCCCAGCAAAGGCGTGCCCTTCCCGATTGACGAATGGCCGAGCGTGATCCTGGAAGGCTTGCGCACGCTGAATCAAAACAACTGGTTCCCCGTGATGACGCTGATCGTCGGCGCGCCCGAAGAGAGCGACGATGATGTGAAGGCAACGCTTGATCTGGTTTACGAGATGGAACGGCGCGGGTTGTTCGCGTTTCTGGTGCCTTCGATATTCACGCCGCTGCACGACACGCGTATGCAGGACAAGATGGGCGTGGCCGAAACGACGAAGCTCTCGGCGTTGCAATGGCAGTTGTTGATGAAGTGCTGGAAATTCAACCTGCGCCACGGGCTTTATAGCTGGTGGGGGCCGATTGCCTGGCGCACCGGCGCGCTGGGGTTGTGGGCGTGGAAGCTGCGCAAGCTCAACGGGCCGAACTTCACCTGGCCGCTGTTCAATTTCGCGGGCGCGCTGCCCGAAAGCGTAATGGCGAAGCTGGGCAAGATTTACGTCGGCAAACCAATCAAGAGTAAGTCGCGCAAAGAACTGCTGGCGACCGTTCGCCCGAATCAGTGGCAGTACCTGCGCGAGGATTGCGGCGATTTGCCGGATGGCTGGACGGCGAAGAAGCCGTTGTCAGTGTTGAAGCAGGAAGTTTTGACAAGCGTCCAATGA
- the polA gene encoding DNA polymerase I: protein MPDKKRLFLVDGMSNIFRAFYAIRGLSNSKGMPTNAIYGFTVMLRRLVTVYKPDYLGVALDTIEKTFRHEQFAAYKAHRPDMPTDLVSQLPYMDRVCEVLRVPMIKLPRYEADDIMGTLAHKAVAAGLQAVIVTNDKDLCQLVRDPDITILRVDSKLGEIFLDEAGVKAKLGVRPDQVVDWLGLMGDAVDGIPGAPGIGEKGAIGLLEQFSHIEDALAGWEQVKRKTYRESLRDNAEQIRMSRELARVEVNAPIELDLDALVLEPPDVAKAYALFSELEFGQLTREFAAGAQAASEAATADGTVAKPKEPEIHYRTFNTVEQLRKYVKTLYNADRFAFALSEEKGANGKPQLAGVAFSLAPNTADYFDLAACDDRAEAATLLREAFDNGLIEKATHDWKHALHLFAPLGITPEAVNDDTLLQAYLLDPERTKYELLDLLTHYGGGQALPHAELPVAQAADLTGRVCDLLNARIEADKLGEVYREIDLPVVPILYDMERAGFRVDTAVLKDIAQFMDVELERLSAQIYQLAGREFNIGSPTQLGDIFEELNFEVSQRTKTGKISTSRDVLDELAEKYELPRLVIEHREIIKLKGTYVDALPLLIDPAIGRVHTTLNQTIAATGRLSSTDPNLQNIPIRTELGRRIRRAFIPADGCVILSADYSQIELRLLAHVTQDPVMLEAFRTGEDIHTRTAREVFKAKTPAELKEKRRVAKIVNFGIAYVIGAFGLAQRVGISRAEAKKVIEDYYATYKGVKRFMDEFPERARQDNNIARSIYGRLRRLPDLSNRNGNLRARAEREAVNMPMQGSASDIVKLAMIQTAEALRRAKLSALMILQVHDELVFEVPVAEVEQTSAVVKAAMEGAAQLAVPLVVEIGVGKNWMDAKP, encoded by the coding sequence ATGCCAGACAAAAAACGTCTTTTCCTCGTTGATGGAATGTCGAACATCTTTCGCGCGTTCTACGCCATTCGTGGCCTGTCGAACTCGAAGGGGATGCCGACCAATGCGATTTATGGGTTCACCGTGATGTTGCGGCGCTTGGTGACGGTCTATAAACCCGATTATCTGGGCGTCGCGCTCGATACGATCGAGAAAACCTTCCGGCACGAGCAGTTTGCCGCGTACAAGGCGCATCGGCCTGATATGCCGACCGATTTGGTGTCGCAACTGCCGTACATGGATCGCGTGTGCGAAGTGTTGCGCGTGCCGATGATCAAGCTGCCGCGTTACGAAGCCGACGACATTATGGGCACGCTGGCGCACAAGGCCGTCGCGGCGGGCCTGCAAGCCGTCATCGTCACCAACGACAAAGACCTCTGCCAACTGGTGCGCGACCCCGACATCACGATCCTGCGCGTAGACAGCAAGCTCGGCGAAATCTTCCTCGACGAAGCCGGGGTCAAGGCCAAGCTCGGTGTGCGTCCCGATCAGGTGGTGGATTGGCTGGGCCTGATGGGCGATGCAGTGGATGGCATCCCTGGCGCGCCCGGCATCGGCGAAAAGGGCGCGATTGGTTTGCTGGAACAGTTCAGCCACATCGAAGACGCGCTGGCCGGTTGGGAGCAGGTCAAGCGCAAGACCTATCGCGAATCGTTGCGCGACAACGCCGAGCAGATTCGCATGTCGCGCGAACTGGCCCGCGTCGAAGTCAACGCGCCCATCGAACTCGATCTGGATGCGCTGGTGTTGGAACCACCCGATGTGGCGAAAGCTTACGCGCTGTTTAGCGAATTGGAATTCGGCCAACTGACACGCGAGTTTGCGGCGGGCGCGCAAGCGGCGAGTGAGGCGGCGACGGCGGATGGGACGGTGGCGAAACCGAAAGAGCCAGAGATTCACTACCGCACGTTCAACACCGTTGAACAACTGCGCAAATACGTCAAAACACTTTACAACGCCGACCGCTTCGCCTTTGCCTTGAGCGAAGAGAAAGGCGCGAACGGCAAGCCGCAACTGGCGGGCGTGGCATTCTCGCTCGCGCCGAATACGGCGGATTATTTTGATCTGGCGGCGTGCGATGACCGCGCCGAGGCCGCGACGCTGTTGCGCGAAGCCTTCGACAACGGCTTGATCGAAAAGGCCACGCACGATTGGAAGCACGCGCTGCATCTCTTCGCCCCGCTCGGCATCACGCCCGAAGCCGTCAACGACGACACGTTGTTGCAGGCTTATCTGCTCGATCCCGAACGCACAAAATACGAGTTGCTGGATTTGTTGACGCATTACGGTGGCGGACAGGCTTTGCCGCACGCCGAATTGCCCGTTGCGCAAGCCGCCGATCTGACGGGCCGCGTGTGCGATCTGCTCAACGCCAGGATCGAAGCCGACAAACTGGGCGAGGTTTACCGCGAGATTGATTTGCCGGTCGTGCCGATTCTTTACGACATGGAGCGCGCCGGGTTTCGCGTAGACACTGCCGTACTCAAAGACATCGCGCAATTTATGGATGTCGAACTCGAACGCCTGTCCGCGCAGATTTATCAACTGGCCGGACGCGAGTTCAACATCGGTTCGCCCACGCAACTGGGCGACATTTTTGAAGAACTGAATTTTGAAGTTTCGCAACGCACCAAGACCGGCAAAATTTCGACCAGCCGCGATGTGCTGGACGAACTGGCTGAGAAATACGAACTGCCGCGCCTCGTCATCGAACACCGCGAGATTATCAAGCTCAAAGGCACGTATGTTGACGCCTTGCCTTTGTTGATTGATCCGGCCATCGGGCGTGTCCATACGACGCTCAATCAAACCATCGCCGCGACAGGCCGCCTGTCTTCGACCGACCCCAACCTGCAAAACATCCCGATTCGCACCGAACTGGGCCGCCGCATCCGCCGCGCGTTCATCCCGGCGGATGGCTGTGTGATTTTGTCAGCGGATTATTCGCAGATCGAATTGCGCCTGCTGGCTCACGTCACCCAAGACCCCGTGATGCTCGAAGCCTTCCGCACGGGCGAGGACATCCACACCCGCACGGCGCGCGAGGTCTTCAAAGCCAAAACGCCCGCAGAATTGAAAGAGAAACGCCGCGTGGCGAAGATCGTCAACTTCGGCATTGCTTACGTCATCGGCGCGTTCGGCCTGGCGCAGCGCGTCGGCATCTCGCGCGCCGAGGCGAAGAAGGTGATCGAGGATTACTACGCGACCTACAAAGGCGTGAAACGCTTTATGGATGAATTCCCCGAACGGGCGCGCCAGGATAACAACATCGCGCGCTCGATTTATGGCCGCCTGCGCCGCCTGCCCGATCTGTCCAACCGCAACGGTAATCTGCGTGCCCGCGCCGAACGCGAAGCCGTCAACATGCCCATGCAAGGTTCCGCCTCCGACATCGTCAAACTGGCGATGATCCAAACGGCAGAGGCTTTGCGCCGCGCCAAGTTGTCAGCGCTCATGATCTTGCAAGTGCACGACGAACTCGTATTTGAAGTGCCCGTCGCCGAAGTCGAGCAAACCAGCGCCGTCGTCAAAGCGGCGATGGAAGGGGCGGCGCAATTGGCGGTGCCGTTGGTAGTGGAAATCGGGGTAGGGAAGAATTGGATGGATGCGAAGCCGTAG
- a CDS encoding ester cyclase, with protein MSTAVQTRRDARLQRVQAHLEAECQHDLDAIMATFSAQPGFALNGMEAAGYEVVRGLYDGFGFGQQGSFADIQLEVKQQYVGDDSVTVEMLFRAKHAGAWQGIAATGRAIEVPLCAIFTFDADHKVASERVYFDAATVLQQIGALG; from the coding sequence ATGAGCACAGCAGTTCAAACACGACGCGACGCGCGGTTGCAGCGTGTACAAGCGCATCTGGAAGCGGAATGCCAGCACGACCTGGACGCCATTATGGCAACGTTCAGCGCGCAGCCCGGCTTCGCGCTGAACGGGATGGAAGCCGCCGGTTATGAAGTCGTCCGTGGTTTATATGATGGCTTTGGCTTCGGCCAGCAAGGCAGCTTCGCCGACATTCAACTCGAAGTGAAGCAGCAATACGTGGGCGATGACAGCGTCACGGTGGAGATGCTGTTTCGCGCCAAACACGCGGGCGCATGGCAGGGCATTGCGGCCACGGGGCGCGCGATTGAAGTTCCCCTCTGCGCCATCTTCACCTTCGATGCCGATCACAAAGTCGCCAGCGAGCGCGTCTATTTCGATGCGGCAACGGTGCTGCAACAAATCGGCGCGCTGGGTTGA
- a CDS encoding four helix bundle protein → MTYQRFEDLPVWKAAIQLGVKVYALTEHEAFKGQGSLRDQLQRAAVSVSNNIAEGFERGTTNELLNFIYIARGSAGEVRSMLCLLEHLPNFTNLKAQSSNLKLLAENIARQLRGWADSLQNSDIKGQRHLNDKVKKETQRQQEHEEMLAEERQFREELIARETARIRAAQTAAALYEQQ, encoded by the coding sequence ATGACATATCAACGATTTGAAGACTTGCCCGTGTGGAAAGCCGCCATTCAGCTTGGTGTTAAAGTCTACGCGCTGACCGAGCACGAAGCGTTCAAAGGGCAGGGCAGTTTGCGCGATCAGCTTCAACGCGCCGCAGTGTCTGTCTCCAACAACATCGCCGAAGGCTTTGAGCGCGGGACGACGAATGAGTTGCTGAACTTTATTTACATCGCACGCGGTTCGGCAGGCGAAGTCCGTTCGATGTTATGTCTCTTAGAACACTTGCCGAACTTTACGAATCTCAAAGCTCAAAGCTCGAATTTGAAATTGTTGGCCGAAAACATCGCGCGCCAATTGCGTGGTTGGGCGGACAGCCTGCAAAATTCCGACATCAAAGGGCAGCGCCATCTTAACGACAAGGTTAAGAAAGAAACGCAACGCCAACAGGAACACGAAGAAATGCTGGCCGAAGAGCGCCAGTTTCGTGAAGAATTAATCGCCAGAGAAACGGCCCGAATCCGGGCTGCGCAAACAGCGGCAGCCCTATACGAACAGCAATAA